The DNA window ttcatttaagcagagaaagatagagagaagagagagaatgagaattggcttgccagggcttctagccacttgaaatgaactccagacacatgtgccaccttttgcatctggtttatgtgggtactggggaatccgaacctgagaccttaggtttcacaagcaaacaccttaaccactaaaccatctctccagcccatcaatcagTTCTTATCAACTtcttgtcttgtttcttttttcaggcAGGtttttactctatcccaggctaacttggaatacACTTTTTATCCCAGACCAGCCTCTAATTCACAGCAATAttccttcctgagtgttgggattacagctgtgagcCTTCACACCTGCTGAATCTCTATTTCTTCTGAACAAGAGATCCATACAGACAAAGTTTGACAGGCAAGGAAAGAAATAGatcagtgttttgttgttgttgttgtttctttgtttgtttttttttttacttggacTTCCAATTGTATTTACTgggctctgtctttttttttgcagAATCCTCACCTCACATCTAGGCTGAGTCCCTCATGCAATTGCTGTAAAAGAATGCAGTTGGACAACATTCAGAACTGGCAGAAACTTGATATTTATTCAAAAAGTTACAGTGTTCTGCATGGGAGAGAACTGAGGTGACCATAAACCTCAAAGCCTTAGAACATAAAGATGTCCCTATCTTTATCTTTGCTTTCTGCACTGAGAGATGTCAAGCCATTGTTTTTATATATGATGACACAGTGATGCCAAGAATTGGCAAGAAAAGGGTATCAGGTTACTGCTATGaggaaaattttgttttctggtaATTTCCCAAGTATTGATGTTATCACATCAGTactttccaggtcaccctgaccACACCGCCCACTATGAACAGTTCTACAGATTTTATAACAGTGAAGAGGAAGAGAATCTGAGCTCTCCATAAGCCCTATCTATCATAAAGGTGGCTTCTCCATTTCTTAATTTTCAGGACTGAAGTTAATTTTCAAGATGAATGCCCACATTGACCCTAAAACACAGCCACTGGCTTTCAACCAATGTACAACTTGATAAGTAGAGAAAGTacaaaaaaatatggaaagaaacaCACAAGTCTTTGGTATCTAATTTTTGTACATTTTCCAAATTTGTGCTGAGAATTGagcttaattaatatttttaacataatagaaaataaataagtaaaaactttcCAAATTCTCAGGGAGCAGGAAGTAAAAGGGGacaaatattcattcattcttttttttgtttatttatttgagagagacaaagaggaacagaaagaggcagatagagagagagagagagaatgggcacgccagggcctccagccactgcaaatgaactccagacgcatgagcccccttgtgcatctggctaacgtgggtcctggggagtcgagcctcgaaccggggtccttaggcttcacaggcaagcgcttaaccgctaagccatctctccagcccatattcattcattcttgaaTCGTTTACCTGACTGATGTAGTTACCTGGCTACTCCCATCCATCTTAATTGATCGACAATATGGCTGCCCTTCATTACCATGAAACCCAAGAGCCACCTGAAGATATAAAGGAAAGCTACAAGATACCATTTaagatataagatatatataagatataagaTATATAAGAtacattttaatttaacttttatacTTCAAAGTTAGATCagtatatatgaaattatatgattttaaaattaattatatgtTTACAGCTAATAAAGTTATGTTGTTGGATTCTAACACAACACTGGAAAATGTGTTTTGTCTTAACAGTGATACATTGACCATCCCTTACTGGCACTGCTTTGCTTGATTTAAAAACAGTGGATCTCAAACTTTGCCTGATGTGTGcttaataagaaaaaattttcATCCTCCTCctgtataattttttataaaatatgaaattgtgACTTTAGTCATGATTATAAATATAGTAACACTCTTCCAAGAACCATTATAATGTCTGTTATCTAATGAAGAATTTGTTACACAATTATATGATTGCACATAGTTCACACTTCTAAGCCTTTCTATGTCATCAATAGAAATATAGAAAATTGGAGTGATGGCAGAGGTTCCCAAAGACCACTGTCCTTATAATCCTCCTGAGTTTGAACTTAAAGAGTAACTGCATTACTGAGGAAGAGGTTTGAGACTGTATCAATATGATACACATATAGCCTTGAGCAAAATATTGCATCTGTGAAGAGTTCACAAATTTCATCATCAGAGATttgctgaaaaagaaaagttcctGGAATAAGAGCAAGTTTCCAATAGTCATTCCACAAGCTGTGAATCCCTGTGAATTTAAGACCTCTCAATGAAACCTGCAACACTGAAACTTTTAGCTAGAGTCAATGGCACCATTCTAGGTCATTCTAATCTCTAAATTAAGAGTCTTGGTAAGATGGGAAAACCAGGCCTTGTCAAAGTTGAAGCCCTGTTGGTACTATTGGTATGTGTGGGCATGCCTACTGATGATTGCCTACATTTGGGTTGATCAGCCTTACAAGTAGTGAAGAGATAGCATTGGTCACAAAGAAATACAGTACACGTAACCTCTGTGTTCTTATTTTAGCCAAAACTATGTAGAATTTCTCCCTTCCCTACCCTTATCTTACTGTttattctcccttccttccttccttccttccttccttccttccttccttccttccttccttccttccttccttccttccttccttccttccttccttccttccccctccctccctccctccctccctccctccctccctccctccctccctccctccctccctccctccctccctccattccttcctttagTCCCTTTCTCTTCCAGTCATGTTCTAAATAATAATTCCTTTAATAATAGGCTTAAATAGCATCAGGAAGCAAGTTTATGAATCAGAACATTGAATGATTTTGATTGAATGATATGCTTATTACTATGCATTATTTATGAAAAGATACATACTGTTTTTAGAGACAGAGcacaagagatggagagagagagacaaagagagagaaagaagagagagagggggaattggtgcaacagggccttagccactgcaatggaactccagaagcttgctccacctagtgggcatgtgcaaccttgcacttgccttacctctgtgcatctggcttaggtggtatctggagactcaaacatgaggcttcccaggcaagtgccttaaccactaaaccatctccccacctcctgtttttctttttttaatgtgaaatattCCATCTTCTTATTTTATATCCCAAATGAATGTAGTGAAAGTGTTTCACTAAAAATTTGAAGTGATGCAACAGAAAAGTTGTTAGATGTATAATGCAggtgaataaagaaaagaatcagaggctgcaaagatggcttagtggttaaggcacttgactatgaagcctagggacccatgacGCTACAggtccatgtaaaccagaaacaAGATGATGCAAAcgtgcaagttcacacatgtgcacgtgatggcacatgtgtctggagatcgattgcagtggctagaggctttggtgcgtcaattctctctctcgcatacaaaaaaaataaaaattatacaaaaaagaaagaaaaggatcagaggtttttttttcaattatttatttatttatttgagagcgacagacacagagagaaagacagatagagggagagagagagaatgggcgcgccagagcttccagcctctgcaaacgaactccagatgcgtgtgcccccttgtgcatctggctaacttgggacctggggaaccgagcctctaaccagggtccttaggcttcacaggcaggcacttaaccactaagccatctctccagcccaggatcagaGTTTTCATGTTTAAAATTTTCTGCTTGTGCttctgtaaaaatatatatatatatttgcttattcaaatttaccaattttttttcaagaatttagggaaaattaaatcttaaaaattaaatagaactgatgttttaaaaataagaaattcattTCTCATATATTGTGAGGCTGAAAGTGTAAGATTAAGGCTTCAGCAGTGTCTGCTTAAACTACTCTTTCAGGTTTGCAGATAGCTTTCTCCTTGGGCATCCTTACATGACAGCAGAAAAATGGTAAACAGCATTCTTATGTCCAGTTATTAGATATTAATCCTATTCATGAGAACTCAAATCTCATGACCCAAGTACTTTCAAAGACATCAACAATAGATACCATCACAATGATTTTAATATGCAAATTtggaagaaattttatttttctgtcaataGCCATGTTCATTGGGCATTTTTTCTAAGTGATAGAAGAACAATAGCTGCTATGAAAAATGCTGTGTTATTTTTCAAGATGGCAGGGTTTCTCTATAAGTGCAGTTAGATGCTGATGGGAATACTGGATGTTTAAATAGATCATTTTAAAGACAGTTTCATAAGGTGGGGGTCTCTACTAGAAAGATGACTTACAGTTGTTCTAAGACATGTTTCCCAGTGTAATTGGAAGCAGTAGATTTTAGTTTTCCTGATGTTTAAGTTTACCTCTGCAGTTATTGAGGCAACTCTTGAAAACTGGCACCAGAGACATTTATGTGTCTCAGAGGTGTGGGACTAAAGCCAAGAATTCAGCATGCCTCTTAACtggggaagacagagaatggaatgGAAGAGGTAataaggaaagaggagggaggtgAAAGAGactgggaaggaagaggggagaagTGGGGACAAGGCAGTTGATAATACAAGGTCTCAGCCACAAAAGGACATAGAGCTCACAGAATCCTATCTATAGGAATGTCCTAGTCATGGCCCTAGGAATCAAAATTGCCTCATCTTATTACTTATAGGGACTCTAAACCCAATGAGATGTTGGTTCTGAAGCCCATGGATTCCCACAAGAGGGAGACATCCCAGTCTCTGGTAAAATCAAAGCAAGGGATTTGTTATTTGTCTAAAAACTCCCTTCTCCCAGAACAAAAGCTAACTGACACAGGCCCACACCCAGAATTTTATTTGGAGAAGCAAATATGCAAAAATGAGACCTGCCGGAAGTGGGGTCCCTGATTTCCGGTGGAAATGGGAGCCACTGACTTCCGGTGTGGCTGCCTGAGGTGGAGGCGTTAGATCTTAGAGGTGGCTGGCCCGTGGTCCTTCAAGTGAGGTGAGAGACTTTCCCAGGGTGTCCTCGGGTGCTTTGAGGGATACTCTAAGTGTAATGTAACTTCCCCAAAGCCACTGTGGGTCCCCCAACAGAATCCCTGGGCTCCCTGTGACTTGGTAGCCTCATGGTTGCTACCATGAGTCCCGGATGAGGCCGTCATGGCGGGAGGCTGGCACGTCCCTTTGAGACGACCTCACGCACCCTGTGGTCTTTGAAGTGAGGTGCAAGACCTTCTCAAGGTCCTCGGGTGCCTTGAGCGGTAAACTAAGTGAAATGTAACTCCCCCAAACCCGCTGTGGGTCCCCAACACAATCCTTGGGCTCCCTAAGACCTGGTAGCCACATGGTCGATATTGCGGCGCTCATCTCCAGAGTTCCCGGATGTAGCCATCATAGCCGAGGCTGGCAGGTCCCTTTGAGACGACCTCACGCACCCTGTGGTCTTTGAAGTGAGGTGTGAGACCTTCTCAGGGTCCTCGGGTGCCTTGAGTGGTAAACTAAGTGAAATGTAACTCCCCCAAACCTGCTGTGGGTCCCCAACACAATCCTTGGGCTCCCTAAGACCTGGTAGCCACATGGTCGATATTGCGGCACTCATCTCCAGAGTTCCCGGATGTAGCCATCATAGCCGAGGCGGGCAGGTCCCTTTGAGACGACCTCACACACCCTGTGGTCCTGGAAGTGAGGTGTGAAACCTTCTCAGGGTCCTCGGGTGCCTTGAGTGGTAAACTAAGTGAAATTTAACTACCCCAAACCTGCTGTGGGTCCCCAACACAATCCTTGGGCTCCCTAAGACCTGGTAGCCACATGGTCGATATTGCGGCACTCATCTCCAGAGTTCCCGGATGTAGCCATCATAGTCGAGGCTGGCAGGTCCCTTTGAGACGACCTCACGCACCCTGTGGTCTTTGAAGTGAGGTGTGAGACCTTCTCAGGGTCCTCGGGTGCCTTGAGTGGTAAACTAAGTGAAATGTAACTCCCCCAAACCTGCTGTGGGTCCCCAACACAATCCTTGGGCTCCCTAAGACCTGGTAGCCACATGGTCGATATTGCGGCACTCATCTCCAGAGTTCCCGGATGTAGCCATCATAGCCGAGGCGGGCAGGTCCCTTTGAGACGACCTCACACACCCTGTGGTCCTGGAAGTGAGGTGTGAAACCTTCTCAGGGTCCTCGGGTGCCTTGAGTGGTAAACTAAGTGAAATTTAACTACCCCAAACCTGCTGTGGGTCCCCAACACAATCCTTGGGCTCCCTAAGACCTGGTAGCCACATGGTCGATATTGCGGCACTCATCTCCAGAGTTCCCGGATGTAGCCATCATAGCCGAGGCGGGCAGGTCCCTTTGAGACGACCTCACGCACCCTGTGGTCCTGGAAGTGAGGTGTGAGACCTTCCCAGGGGTCCTCGGGTGCCTTGAGCGGTAAACTAAGTGAAATTTAACTACCCCAAACCCGCTGTGGGTTCCCCAGCGCACGCTACCACCCTCATCTACAGAGTTCCCGGATGAGGCTGTCATAGCCGAGGCTGGCAGGTCCCTTTGAGACGACCTCATGCACCCTGTGGTCCTTGAAATGAGGTGTGAAACCTTCCCAGGGGTCCTTGGGTGCCTTGAGCGGTAAACTAAGTGAAATGTAACTACCCCAAACCCACTGTGGGTCCCCCAGCACACGCTACCACCCTCATCTACAGAGTTCCCGGATGTGGCCATCATGGCCGGAGCCTGGCAGGTTCATTTGAGGCCTGGTTGTTTGCGCTCCCTTCTCAAGGAATGGAggctttgggggtgggggcagtggaaGACTAAGACTGAAGCACAAGGGGAGTTTTCAGGCCCAACTGAGCTAGAGGGGAGGCGGTCCAGAAGACAGGACATACACAATCGTGTCCCATTATGGCTGCCAGGCTGGGTCAAGGCAGAGCTAAATACTGAGGTGTCACTTCACCACGGTCCTGGGAAAAGTGGGAGATTTGCACAAGGTGCCTGGCAACATTCACAGAAGGGAATGTGTGTGGGGAGGCGGCATGAAAGGTCTGGTCATTAAGCCTAATAACTCTCTGTGTTCCTGAGTGCGGGCCTGTGGTCGAAGAagttctccttctttccctcccactGTGTGGTGGGAGGGTAGACCACACTGTTGACTTCAGATCAGCAGAGGGAATCTGCAACTTGCTAAAGGTTTACATGATGTTTCTGAAAGTAAAGCAACAGCATTCAGACAAAGGGGGTCCCAGCATGAGCAGTGCACACACAACAGCAAGCCCCAAATTGGGCTGCCTTGCATTGTCCTAACAAGCTCTGATTCTCTCTCCATGGAGTGGTCAGGGAGAAGGGTGACCATCACACTCTGAATCACAGTATAGACTCAGAAAGTTGTCCTCCAGGAAAGCACATGAGGAGTCTTTATTCAAGAGAAAGtgctttttatttgcttttggtaTTCTGTGCATGAGCCCTGATTCTCTTCCCTCCAGATAACTGTCTTGCCAGCTATCCTGCCCACTGTCCCTGAGCAGTCATCATGCATAAGGGTCCAAAGAGTAAGGGCCACTCCCCAGGTGGCAAACACCAGTCAGCTAGTGGTGAGAGCCAGAGTCTCCAGAGAGCTCAGCCCTCTGAAGAAGAGCCCGGACCATCTACATCTGCTGCGCATGGTAATCCCTCCACTTCCCTTTATGCCTGCCCTCCCCAGTGGCCTCCGTCCTCTGGGCCTCCTGCTGCAGCTCTGCTGTGGGTAATAAGGGTTCTTCTTTTGTAGGTGCTTCTGGGGAAAGTTCAAGTGCCTCCAGGGTAGCAGCCCCCACTTGGGCCACTCCCCGGGGAGCAGCCTCTACTCGGGCCACCTGCAGAGATTCTTTGACCAAGAATACGAGCCTTTTGCTTCACTTAATACTAGATAAGTATGAGAAGAGAGAGCCAGTCATGTATGCCGATATGCAGAAGCTTTTCACCAGGAAGGAGAGGTTGTATTTCTCTGGTCTCCTCATGAGAGCGTCCAAGCAGCTGGAGCTGGTTTATGGTCTGGAATTGAATGAACCAGATTCTAAGAGTCAACCCTATATCCTTGTCAGCAAGCCTACCTTCTGCACTGAGGAAAATCTGATTGGTATAGCAGAGGTGACAAAGAAGGGTCTTCTAATGTATATCCTGGGTGTGATTTTTATGAAGGGTAATTGTGCCAGTGAGGAAGATGTCTGGGAATTTTTGAATCTCTTGGGGGTATATGCTGGGAATAGACACTTAATCTTTGGGGAGCCCCGAAGTCTCATTGCCAGAGATTTTGTTCATCAAAATTATCTGGAGTATCGCCAGGTGTTAGGCAGTGCCCCCCCACGCTATGAATTCCTGTGGGGTCCCAGAGCCTATGTTGAAACCACAAAGATGGATGTTCTTGAAACTTTAGCTGAAGTTAGAGGTGCCACTCCTAATGCTTTCCCACATCTGTATCAAGAGGCTCTTGAGGAAaatgaagcagaaataggagagaATTTGCCTATAACAACTAGCAGAGTTACTGAGACCAAAGTTCATTCTGCATGCAAGTCCATTGATTATACCTATATCTAGCTGAGCCAAGGTAGAGTCTTCACTTTGGTTTTTAAGACCAGTCAACTTTCTGAGGGAGGTTTTTTGTCATGGAGGTTACAAAGTTTATGACTTCTGTTAAACATGAGCAGAATCTTGGTgtctgtttttcttcattatattaCTGATGTTTCTCTAATTGAAATTTTTATGTCACATCTCTTTGTAATGATTGGCATCTTTATTGCTGCATGTGAAGTTTAAAAATTTAAGgcaaattgaaaaatttctacttTGTTTTACTGTAGTATGTAGCAACTAGTGGAAAAGGAATTTTCATGGAAATATGGTGTGATGCAATGATGAATCAAAAAATGATTCATTCTTGCTTGcctgtgtatgtatgcatttaattttaatgttaattgAAAAAAGTTGGATTTTATCATTTCATTCAAAATGTATAATAAAGTGCAAGTTAATAAAGTTAGTTAAATAAACAttctattcattctttttattgctttattattTTCACCAAACATTAACTGTGCAAGTGCTCTTTGAAAAGTCATCACCCTCAACATAATGTAATTGTAAAGGAGATCACCACCATTAAATGTGGGACCAATGAATTGCATTTAGCCAATGATAAAGATGCTCTGAGGGTAAAATCCACCCCAAGCTTAAGCTAGTAATCATGCAAAAATTTTGAAAGGAGAGTAGTGAAGGAGTATCTTGCTTTCCAAGGTCAAGCTTTATTTCCCCCAGGATTTACAAGTGTGGCTATACCTCCCACCAGGTAGCTTTGGAACCATGAAAAATGCAGGGAAGTGGGACATAAAGTACACATCCAAGAGCCACTGAGGCTATGAAGTTAAACCAAGGGCTGCAATGAAGATCCCAGAAATGTGCAGATTGCAAGACTGTGGGATGGCTGTCAAGGTGAGCTGCTAGCTATGGATGGAGTTTTCCCCAGGTTGTGAGCAGAcaagctagaggggcagaattaggaACTCAGTGCCTTTGTCAGTGGCTATGAATGTTAGACTTGATATTGCAGATGTTTAATGTTTAACTGCTGGTTATTAAGTTTTCATTGGTCCAGTCTCATGCCTTCTTTTTGCAACAGAAATGTTTACCCTGGGctattgttacagtcaggttcgcattgttggtagaaatcacctgaccaagagcacctttaggaagaggtttactttggcttacagaccctaggggaagctccatgatggcaggcaaaAACGATCACATGAAAAGAGGGTGGGCATAagggccaacataatgtggacaatagcaacaggagagtgtgccaagcactggcttggggaaactggctataactcccataagcctgcccccaacaatacactgcctcctggaggaattaattcccaaatctccatcagatgggaacctagcattcagaatacccaagtttatgtgggacacctgaatcaaaccaccacagctattaggtgttggaagtatgtaacttgtgtttagATTTACAGGGCTTACAGTTAAGAGGcagtcttttaaaattatatgtattttttattagttatggatatactCACTATGTAAGCAGCACATTTTgttaccatccttaccctcactCCTGTCCCCTTCCTTACTGGGGATGAAACTtgtccccatggggattatgggtcctgcattgtgggggtagccatcagttaccAGGAAGAGGAAATTTCTttgtgcatagtgtcccaacttgtggctctcacaatctcacaatctgacccctcttccatgaaattccctgagccaagtcaggttcattttaggtctacttcactgatgggctctttagagcctctggatctctggtttggtaggagttgagtgtccttagtgtctatctccttaacccttgtgctgatgtcaggttcaccaagaaagcagtactcttgctcatttccccaattcctcaatggtttcagctggggccaggctaAAGTTTAATGgaccatttctctcctcaggtcctgcttccatctgaaaaagagaagcagattctccaacagagagtgacgTTAGCtcaggttaaataggataaccattgttagttgagagagaatttcagtggtataggccctcttgttcccccagattggtggaagcttgatattggagagaaaacttgttatctggatatgattctgatctgCTTCCCATTTCCAAATATgtatttctttccactgagcagatctgttatccAATCcaggagcagttgattacctgccatggctgagtgccaccattgcacttgtgtgagcatcacatcaggttgtttgcttctgagtagcttagacctcgagttgcttagacagatgttggccactttcccccagtagctcatgtagcaccttatagcactagatgggctaactgtttggggactagctctcttccaaattccagccaggtctctccatgttctcagCGtagggtgtcttcagcagtagggtcttaccattaacctctg is part of the Jaculus jaculus isolate mJacJac1 chromosome X, mJacJac1.mat.Y.cur, whole genome shotgun sequence genome and encodes:
- the LOC123456656 gene encoding melanoma-associated antigen B1-like, with the translated sequence MHKGPKSKGHSPGGKHQSASGESQSLQRAQPSEEEPGPSTSAAHGASGESSSASRVAAPTWATPRGAASTRATCRDSLTKNTSLLLHLILDKYEKREPVMYADMQKLFTRKERLYFSGLLMRASKQLELVYGLELNEPDSKSQPYILVSKPTFCTEENLIGIAEVTKKGLLMYILGVIFMKGNCASEEDVWEFLNLLGVYAGNRHLIFGEPRSLIARDFVHQNYLEYRQVLGSAPPRYEFLWGPRAYVETTKMDVLETLAEVRGATPNAFPHLYQEALEENEAEIGENLPITTSRVTETKVHSACKSIDYTYI